Proteins found in one Methylobacter sp. S3L5C genomic segment:
- the rpsJ gene encoding 30S ribosomal protein S10 codes for MSNQTIRIRLKSFDHKLIDQSAGEIVETARRTGAQVKGPIPLPTKKERFTILISPHVNKDARDQYELRTYKRLLDIVEPTEKTVDALMKLDLAAGVDVQIKLN; via the coding sequence ATGTCTAATCAAACTATCAGAATCCGTTTGAAATCATTTGATCATAAACTGATTGATCAATCGGCTGGTGAGATAGTAGAAACAGCAAGGAGAACGGGTGCTCAAGTAAAGGGCCCTATTCCTTTGCCTACTAAGAAAGAACGTTTTACAATTTTGATCTCTCCGCATGTCAATAAAGATGCGCGCGATCAATATGAATTAAGAACATATAAAAGATTGCTGGATATCGTTGAGCCAACTGAAAAAACCGTAGATGCATTGATGAAGTTGGATCTTGCAGCTGGTGTTGATGTCCAGATAAAATTGAATTAA
- the tuf gene encoding elongation factor Tu: MAKEKFSRSKPHVNVGTIGHVDHGKTTLTAALTTVMAKLHGGAVKAFDQIDNAPEERARGITIATSHVEYESAVRHYAHVDCPGHADYVKNMITGAAQMDGAILVCSAADGPMPQTREHILLSRQVGVPYVVVFLNKADMVDDEELIELVEMELRELLDMYEFPGDDTPIIRGSALLALQGDESEIGMPSVIKLVEALDTYIPLPERAIDGAFLMPIEDVFSISGRGTVVTGRIERGIIKVGQEVEIVGIRPTVTTTVTGVEMFRKLLDQGEAGDNVGLLLRGTKRDDVERGQVLAHKGTIKPHAFFNAEIYILSKDEGGRHTPFFNGYRPQFYFRTTDVTGAVDLPEGVEMVMPGDNISVKVKLISPIAMEDGLRFAIREGGRTVGAGVVASIIE; the protein is encoded by the coding sequence ATGGCCAAAGAAAAATTTTCACGTAGTAAGCCTCACGTAAACGTAGGCACAATCGGTCACGTTGACCACGGCAAAACAACACTAACTGCTGCTTTAACAACTGTAATGGCTAAATTGCACGGTGGTGCAGTTAAAGCATTTGACCAGATTGATAATGCACCTGAAGAACGTGCTCGCGGTATCACCATTGCTACGTCACACGTAGAGTATGAGTCTGCAGTTCGCCATTATGCACATGTCGACTGTCCGGGACATGCTGATTATGTAAAGAACATGATCACCGGTGCTGCGCAAATGGATGGAGCTATTTTAGTTTGTTCGGCTGCCGACGGTCCAATGCCACAAACCAGAGAGCACATTCTGTTATCAAGACAGGTTGGCGTTCCTTATGTTGTCGTATTCCTTAATAAAGCTGATATGGTTGACGATGAAGAGTTGATCGAATTGGTTGAAATGGAATTGAGAGAATTACTGGATATGTATGAATTTCCAGGTGACGATACCCCCATCATTAGAGGTTCTGCGTTACTTGCATTGCAAGGCGATGAAAGTGAAATCGGCATGCCTTCAGTGATTAAGCTGGTAGAGGCTCTGGACACTTACATTCCTTTGCCGGAAAGAGCAATCGATGGTGCATTTTTGATGCCTATTGAAGATGTATTCTCTATTTCAGGTCGTGGTACCGTAGTAACAGGTCGTATAGAGCGTGGTATTATCAAGGTTGGTCAGGAGGTTGAAATCGTTGGTATCCGACCAACAGTAACAACAACTGTCACCGGCGTTGAAATGTTCCGTAAATTGCTTGATCAAGGTGAGGCTGGCGATAACGTTGGTTTGTTATTGCGAGGTACCAAAAGAGACGATGTAGAGCGTGGTCAAGTTTTGGCGCACAAGGGAACTATTAAGCCGCACGCGTTTTTCAACGCAGAAATATACATATTGTCAAAAGATGAGGGCGGTCGTCATACGCCATTCTTTAATGGTTATCGCCCACAGTTTTACTTCAGAACTACTGACGTAACCGGTGCGGTTGATCTGCCAGAAGGCGTTGAAATGGTAATGCCTGGTGACAATATATCTGTAAAAGTTAAATTGATTTCACCGATCGCTATGGAAGACGGTTTGCGTTTCGCAATTCGTGAAGGTGGTCGTACAGTAGGTGCGGGCGTTGTTGCATCAATAATCGAGTAA
- the fusA gene encoding elongation factor G, giving the protein MAHIDAGKTTTTERILYYTGVSHKIGEVHDGAATMDWMAQEQERGITITSAATTCFWSGMEKQYPQHRINIIDTPGHVDFTIEVERSLRVLDGACALFCAVGGVEPQSETVWHQADKYSVPRLVFVNKMDRSGADFLRVIAQIKARLGSNAVPMQLPIGAEDNFSGVVDLIKMKALYWNDANLGMTFEEKEIPVHMLDLCEEWREHMMESAAEANEELMEKYLLDGYLTNEEIRKGIRIRTLANQIVPAFCGSAFKNKGVQAMLDAVIEYLPAPTDVEAIKGLLEDEVTEVWRPASDKEPFSALAFKIATDPFVGTLTFFRVYSGVLNSGDSIYNSVKMKKERIGRIVQMHANSREEVKVVCAGDIAAAIGLKDVTTGDTLCDLNSVIVLERMQFPDPVISVAVEPKTKADQDKMGLALSKLVQEDPSFRVHTDEESGQIIISGMGELHLEIIVDRMKREFNVEANVGAPQVAYRETIRKSVEHEYKFVRQSGGRGQYGHVWLRIEPQEAGAGYEFVNEIVGGVVPKEYIPAVDKGVQEQLKCGVVAGYPILDVKVSIFDGSYHDVDSNEMAFKIAGSMCFREGAKKANPVLLEPIMRVEIATPEEYMGEVVGDINRRRGIIQCMEDTQSGKAVSCEVPLSEMFGYATDLRSATQGRATYSMQFEKYNETPANIAEAIIRKSS; this is encoded by the coding sequence ATGGCTCATATTGATGCGGGCAAGACGACAACTACAGAGCGGATTTTGTACTATACAGGTGTCTCTCATAAAATTGGAGAGGTGCATGATGGTGCTGCAACGATGGATTGGATGGCCCAAGAGCAAGAGCGCGGCATTACGATAACTTCTGCTGCAACAACTTGTTTTTGGAGTGGGATGGAAAAGCAATATCCACAGCATCGAATAAATATTATCGATACGCCTGGGCATGTCGACTTTACTATTGAAGTTGAGCGCTCACTGCGTGTTCTGGATGGTGCTTGTGCGTTGTTTTGCGCTGTTGGCGGTGTTGAGCCACAGTCAGAAACTGTTTGGCATCAGGCAGATAAGTATAGTGTTCCACGCTTGGTTTTTGTTAACAAGATGGATCGTTCAGGAGCTGATTTTTTGCGAGTCATTGCGCAAATAAAAGCTCGATTGGGTAGTAATGCAGTTCCTATGCAATTGCCCATTGGCGCAGAAGATAATTTTTCTGGTGTTGTCGATCTTATCAAAATGAAAGCGTTGTATTGGAATGATGCCAATTTAGGAATGACTTTTGAAGAAAAAGAAATTCCGGTCCATATGCTAGATCTCTGTGAAGAATGGAGAGAGCATATGATGGAATCGGCAGCTGAAGCTAATGAAGAGTTGATGGAAAAATACCTGCTTGATGGGTATCTAACTAATGAAGAAATAAGAAAAGGCATTCGTATTCGGACATTGGCTAATCAAATTGTTCCGGCATTTTGTGGATCTGCTTTTAAAAATAAAGGCGTCCAAGCGATGTTGGATGCAGTAATTGAATATCTGCCTGCTCCTACGGATGTTGAGGCTATAAAAGGTTTGCTTGAAGATGAGGTTACTGAAGTTTGGCGACCTGCTTCCGATAAAGAGCCATTCTCTGCTTTAGCATTTAAAATTGCAACTGATCCCTTTGTTGGGACGTTAACTTTTTTTAGGGTTTACTCTGGAGTTTTGAATTCCGGAGATAGTATTTATAACTCGGTTAAAATGAAAAAAGAACGGATTGGACGAATAGTGCAAATGCATGCTAATAGTCGTGAAGAAGTTAAAGTTGTTTGTGCTGGAGATATTGCGGCGGCAATAGGTCTTAAAGATGTTACTACTGGTGATACCTTGTGTGATCTAAACTCGGTTATTGTTCTCGAACGTATGCAGTTTCCTGATCCTGTGATCTCTGTAGCGGTTGAGCCGAAGACTAAAGCGGATCAAGATAAAATGGGCCTAGCTTTGAGTAAACTAGTCCAGGAGGATCCATCGTTTCGTGTGCATACAGATGAAGAGTCAGGTCAGATTATAATTTCCGGCATGGGTGAGCTTCATTTGGAGATTATTGTTGATAGAATGAAAAGGGAGTTTAATGTTGAGGCAAATGTCGGTGCCCCGCAGGTTGCTTATAGGGAAACAATTCGTAAGTCAGTAGAGCATGAATATAAATTCGTAAGGCAATCCGGAGGTCGGGGTCAGTATGGACACGTCTGGTTACGAATTGAGCCACAAGAAGCTGGTGCCGGTTATGAGTTTGTCAATGAAATTGTTGGTGGGGTTGTGCCGAAAGAATACATACCAGCTGTTGATAAAGGTGTGCAAGAGCAGTTAAAATGTGGCGTTGTTGCAGGGTATCCTATATTAGATGTAAAAGTTTCTATATTTGATGGTTCTTATCATGATGTAGATTCGAATGAAATGGCTTTTAAAATTGCCGGCTCTATGTGTTTCAGAGAGGGTGCAAAAAAAGCAAATCCTGTTTTGTTGGAGCCTATAATGCGAGTTGAAATAGCTACACCTGAAGAATATATGGGTGAAGTTGTTGGTGATATCAATAGGCGGCGTGGCATAATTCAGTGTATGGAAGATACACAATCAGGTAAGGCAGTTAGCTGCGAAGTGCCGTTGTCGGAAATGTTTGGTTATGCAACTGATTTGCGTTCAGCAACACAGGGGCGAGCTACATACAGTATGCAGTTTGAAAAATACAATGAAACTCCCGCTAATATAGCGGAAGCAATCATTAGAAAATCTTCATAA
- the rpsG gene encoding 30S ribosomal protein S7, whose product MSRRRVATKREIIPDPRFGSIMLTKFMNMIMESGKKSIAEGIVYGALDVIESKGHSEPLEILSKALENVQPRVEVKSRRVGGATYQVPVEVRPSRRMALAMRWLIDASRKRNERNMSSKLAGELMDAFESRGSAAKKREDTHRMAEANKAFSHYRW is encoded by the coding sequence ATGTCAAGAAGAAGAGTTGCTACAAAAAGAGAAATTATTCCTGATCCAAGATTTGGTAGTATTATGCTGACCAAGTTTATGAATATGATAATGGAAAGCGGCAAAAAATCAATTGCTGAAGGCATCGTTTATGGTGCATTGGATGTGATTGAAAGCAAGGGCCATAGCGAGCCATTAGAAATATTGTCAAAAGCTTTGGAAAATGTTCAGCCAAGAGTTGAGGTTAAGTCTCGTCGTGTTGGTGGTGCTACATACCAAGTTCCAGTTGAGGTCCGTCCTTCTCGCCGTATGGCCCTGGCCATGAGATGGTTGATTGACGCTTCGCGTAAGAGAAATGAAAGAAATATGTCATCTAAGTTAGCTGGTGAATTGATGGATGCTTTTGAAAGCAGAGGGTCAGCAGCAAAGAAAAGAGAAGATACTCATAGAATGGCTGAAGCTAATAAAGCTTTCTCGCATTATCGTTGGTAA
- the rpsL gene encoding 30S ribosomal protein S12 — MATINQLVRKPRARKIEKSNVPALEACPQRRGVCTRVYTTTPKKPNSALRKVARVRLTNGAEVSSYIGGEGHNLQEHSVVLIRGGRVKDLPGVRYHVVRGSLDASGVNNRKCGRSKYGTKRPKS; from the coding sequence ATGGCCACGATCAACCAATTAGTTCGAAAGCCACGCGCTAGAAAAATAGAGAAAAGCAATGTGCCAGCGTTAGAGGCTTGTCCTCAGCGTAGGGGTGTATGTACACGTGTTTATACCACGACACCTAAAAAACCAAACTCGGCGTTGCGGAAGGTGGCAAGGGTAAGGTTGACTAACGGCGCTGAAGTGAGTAGTTACATTGGTGGTGAGGGTCATAATCTTCAGGAGCATTCTGTTGTTTTGATTAGGGGTGGGCGGGTAAAGGACTTACCTGGTGTAAGATATCACGTAGTTCGTGGTAGTTTAGATGCTTCAGGTGTGAATAACAGAAAGTGCGGTCGCTCCAAATATGGAACAAAACGGCCTAAAAGCTAA
- the rpoC gene encoding DNA-directed RNA polymerase subunit beta', translating into MKDLMNFLKRQGRADDFDGISIGLASPDMIRSWSYGEVKKPETINYRTFKPERDGLFCAKIFGPVSDYECLCGKYKRLKHRGVICEKCGVEVTLSKVRRERMGHIDLASPVAHIWFLKSLPSRIALLLDMTLREIERVLYFESFVILDSGMTPLEKGQLLTDDEYLDAVDLHGDDFVAKMGAEAIYDLLKAIDLKDQVNTLREEINSTNSETKIKKYSKRLKVMDALLSSKNRPEWMILKVLPVLPPELRPLVPLDGGRFATSDLNDLYRRVINRNNRLNRLLDLNAPDIIVRNEKRMLQESVDALLDNGRRGRAITGTNRRPLKSLADMIKGKQGRFRQNLLGKRVDYSGRSVIVVGPTLRLHQCGLPKKMALELFKPFIFSKLQFRGLATTIKAAKKMVEREGAEVWDILEEVIREHPILLNRAPTLHRLGIQAFEPTLIEGKAIQLHPLVCSAFNADFDGDQMAVHIPLSIEAQIEARTLMMATNNILSPANGEPVINPSQDVVLGLYYISREKINAKGDGSIFVSVGEIHKALLAKSVELQSKIQLRITEKVINEQGETEDKTHRIHTTVGRALIWEVVPDRMPYDLVNCDMTKKNISRLINYSYRYLGNKDTVVLADQLMYLGFRYATISGVSFGIEDMAIPAKKVDIIKAADKEVNEIQSQYASGLVTDGERYNKVVDIWSHANDQVAKVMMDGLGEESVVDAEGNTVKQKSFNSIFMMAESGARGSAAQIRQLAGMRGLMAKPDGSIIETPITANFREGLDVLQYFISTHGARKGLADTALKTANSGYLTRRLVDVAQDLVITGNDCGTSNGLIMTPIIEGGDVVEPLSERVLGRVAVDDIMDASGENIIVPAKTLLDEHWVAILEEQSIDQVLVRSIITCENRHGVCAACYGRDLGRGHLVNIGEAVGVIAAQSIGEPGTQLTMRTFHIGGAASRSVAISSVQVKSAGIVRLNNLKSVINREGKLVAVSRSGEVGVVDDYGRERERYKIPYGAVLSVQEGSKINAGDIIVTWDPFTHPVITEVEGIVELKDFIDGVTVQKQSDEVTGLSSLVVTDPKQRGSAGKELRPMVKLSDSEGKTIYLPGTEIPAQYFLPAGAIAGIKDGGEVKVGDVLARIPQESSKTRDITGGLPRVADLFEARKTKDPAILAETSGTISFGKETKGKQRVIITDTVGDLIETLIPKWRHITVFEGEYVEKGETIAEGELTPHDILRLRGIEELANYLVKEIQDVYRLQGVKINDKHIEAIIRQMLRKVEITASGDTGFLKGEQVERAAMRVENDKMESEGKIPASYESILLGITKASLATESFISAASFQETTRVLTDAAVRGLSDGLQGLKENVIVGRLIPAGTGLAYHENRKNRFSQNQVVESDASVAVDAGDVEEALKQALNV; encoded by the coding sequence TTGAAAGATTTAATGAATTTCTTAAAGCGTCAAGGTCGTGCTGATGATTTCGATGGAATCAGTATTGGCTTGGCATCACCAGACATGATCCGTTCCTGGTCTTATGGTGAGGTAAAAAAACCTGAAACAATTAATTATCGTACTTTTAAGCCTGAACGTGATGGCCTATTTTGCGCTAAAATTTTTGGTCCAGTCAGTGATTATGAATGCCTGTGTGGTAAATATAAGCGTCTGAAGCATCGTGGTGTTATTTGTGAAAAATGTGGCGTAGAAGTCACGCTATCAAAAGTTCGCCGCGAAAGAATGGGGCATATTGATTTAGCCAGTCCTGTTGCGCATATTTGGTTTTTAAAATCCTTGCCCTCAAGAATTGCGTTGCTATTAGACATGACGCTACGCGAAATTGAGCGGGTTTTATATTTCGAATCATTCGTTATTCTAGATTCAGGTATGACCCCTTTAGAAAAGGGGCAGTTATTAACTGATGATGAGTATCTTGATGCTGTAGATTTACATGGCGATGATTTTGTTGCCAAAATGGGCGCAGAAGCCATTTATGATTTACTGAAAGCTATTGACTTAAAAGATCAGGTTAATACGCTTCGTGAAGAAATAAATTCAACAAATTCAGAAACCAAAATTAAAAAATACTCAAAGCGTCTTAAAGTTATGGATGCGTTATTGAGTTCAAAAAATCGTCCAGAGTGGATGATTTTAAAAGTACTTCCGGTGTTGCCTCCTGAGTTACGACCGTTGGTGCCATTAGATGGTGGTCGTTTTGCTACTTCTGATTTGAATGATTTATATCGTCGTGTTATTAACAGAAACAATCGTTTGAATCGTTTGTTGGACTTAAATGCTCCAGATATTATCGTTCGTAATGAAAAGCGTATGTTGCAGGAGTCTGTAGATGCGTTGTTGGATAATGGCCGTCGGGGCAGAGCTATTACTGGAACCAACAGGCGTCCACTGAAATCATTGGCTGATATGATTAAGGGTAAGCAAGGACGCTTTAGGCAAAACTTGTTAGGTAAGCGTGTCGATTATTCAGGTCGTTCGGTTATTGTTGTAGGCCCTACGTTAAGGTTGCACCAATGTGGACTGCCTAAAAAAATGGCATTAGAGCTGTTTAAGCCGTTTATTTTTAGTAAATTACAATTCCGTGGTCTTGCTACAACCATTAAAGCTGCAAAGAAAATGGTCGAACGAGAGGGTGCCGAAGTATGGGATATACTGGAAGAGGTTATTCGTGAGCATCCGATTTTATTAAATCGTGCGCCAACGTTACATCGATTGGGTATTCAGGCATTTGAGCCTACCTTAATTGAAGGTAAGGCAATTCAGCTGCATCCATTAGTGTGTAGTGCCTTTAACGCAGATTTTGACGGCGATCAGATGGCTGTTCATATTCCATTGTCTATAGAGGCGCAGATAGAAGCCAGAACATTGATGATGGCAACTAATAATATTTTATCACCGGCTAATGGTGAGCCTGTTATTAACCCGTCTCAAGACGTGGTTTTGGGGCTTTATTACATTAGTCGTGAAAAAATAAACGCTAAAGGTGATGGTAGTATATTTGTCAGTGTTGGTGAAATTCATAAAGCTTTATTAGCTAAATCAGTAGAATTGCAATCAAAAATACAATTGCGCATTACTGAAAAAGTGATCAATGAGCAAGGTGAGACTGAAGATAAGACTCACAGGATACATACTACTGTTGGTCGTGCGTTAATTTGGGAGGTAGTTCCTGATCGTATGCCTTATGATTTAGTTAATTGTGATATGACCAAAAAGAACATATCACGGTTAATAAATTACAGTTACCGTTACTTGGGCAACAAAGACACTGTCGTGTTGGCTGACCAATTGATGTATTTGGGCTTCAGGTATGCAACCATTTCCGGGGTATCGTTTGGTATAGAAGACATGGCGATACCTGCTAAAAAGGTTGATATTATTAAAGCGGCTGATAAGGAGGTTAATGAAATTCAAAGTCAGTATGCCTCTGGTTTGGTTACTGATGGTGAGCGATATAATAAAGTTGTTGATATTTGGTCGCATGCTAATGATCAAGTTGCCAAAGTAATGATGGACGGGTTAGGTGAAGAGTCTGTTGTTGATGCTGAAGGCAATACAGTAAAACAAAAGTCGTTTAATTCAATCTTTATGATGGCTGAATCTGGTGCGCGGGGTTCTGCTGCTCAGATTCGTCAGTTAGCAGGTATGCGGGGTTTGATGGCAAAACCTGATGGTTCTATTATTGAAACGCCAATTACTGCTAACTTTAGAGAAGGTCTTGACGTACTGCAATACTTTATTTCTACTCACGGAGCGCGTAAAGGTCTTGCTGATACTGCTTTGAAAACGGCTAACTCTGGGTATTTGACACGACGATTGGTAGATGTTGCGCAGGATTTGGTTATTACCGGCAATGATTGTGGTACTTCCAATGGCTTAATTATGACACCCATTATTGAGGGTGGCGATGTAGTCGAGCCATTGTCCGAGCGCGTACTGGGTCGGGTTGCTGTTGATGACATAATGGATGCGTCTGGGGAAAACATAATAGTACCCGCCAAGACTTTATTGGATGAGCATTGGGTTGCGATTCTTGAAGAGCAAAGTATTGATCAGGTATTGGTTCGTTCGATTATTACATGTGAAAATAGACATGGAGTTTGTGCTGCTTGTTATGGGCGTGATTTAGGTCGTGGGCATTTGGTGAATATTGGTGAGGCAGTGGGTGTCATAGCTGCGCAATCGATCGGCGAGCCAGGAACTCAGCTAACTATGCGTACCTTCCATATTGGTGGTGCAGCATCAAGGTCGGTTGCCATTAGTAGCGTACAGGTAAAGTCTGCCGGCATAGTGCGTCTTAACAATCTAAAGTCAGTAATTAACCGCGAAGGTAAGCTTGTTGCAGTATCAAGATCAGGTGAAGTAGGTGTGGTAGATGATTATGGTCGCGAAAGAGAGCGCTATAAAATTCCTTATGGAGCTGTGCTTTCGGTTCAAGAAGGTTCAAAGATTAACGCAGGAGATATTATTGTCACTTGGGATCCATTTACCCATCCTGTTATTACCGAAGTTGAGGGTATTGTTGAGCTCAAGGATTTTATTGATGGCGTGACTGTACAGAAACAATCTGACGAAGTTACCGGCTTGAGTTCGTTGGTCGTAACCGATCCAAAGCAACGTGGTTCTGCAGGTAAAGAATTACGTCCAATGGTGAAGTTATCGGATAGTGAAGGCAAAACAATCTATTTGCCAGGTACTGAAATTCCTGCGCAGTATTTCTTACCTGCAGGTGCTATTGCCGGTATAAAAGATGGTGGTGAAGTTAAGGTTGGTGATGTATTGGCAAGGATTCCCCAAGAATCAAGTAAAACCAGAGATATAACTGGTGGTCTGCCGCGTGTTGCCGATTTATTCGAGGCCCGTAAAACTAAGGATCCGGCAATTCTTGCTGAAACCAGTGGTACTATCTCATTTGGTAAAGAAACCAAAGGCAAGCAGCGTGTCATTATTACTGATACAGTTGGCGACCTTATTGAGACATTGATACCAAAATGGCGTCATATCACTGTATTTGAAGGTGAGTATGTAGAAAAAGGCGAGACTATTGCGGAAGGTGAATTAACACCTCATGACATTCTCAGGTTGAGAGGTATTGAAGAATTAGCTAACTATCTGGTTAAGGAAATCCAAGACGTTTATCGCTTACAGGGTGTAAAGATTAATGATAAGCATATTGAAGCAATCATACGTCAAATGCTTAGAAAGGTTGAGATCACAGCATCTGGTGATACCGGCTTTTTGAAGGGTGAGCAAGTTGAGCGCGCGGCGATGAGAGTCGAGAATGACAAAATGGAAAGTGAAGGCAAGATTCCTGCCAGTTATGAATCTATACTGTTAGGTATTACTAAAGCTTCGCTGGCAACTGAATCATTTATATCGGCAGCTTCTTTTCAAGAAACAACAAGAGTGCTGACTGACGCGGCTGTGCGTGGGTTGAGTGATGGTCTTCAGGGGTTAAAAGAAAACGTTATTGTCGGTCGATTAATTCCTGCTGGCACGGGTCTGGCTTATCATGAAAACAGAAAAAACAGGTTTTCTCAGAATCAGGTGGTAGAAAGTGATGCGTCTGTTGCTGTTGATGCTGGAGATGTAGAAGAGGCTCTTAAACAAGCATTGAACGTTTAA